The genomic interval CGATCTCGATCATCTGGTTCGCGATCTTCGGCGGCGGCGCCATCGGCCTGCAGCAGCGGGCCGAGGCCGCGGGCGACAGCGCGAGGATGCTCGCCGACAAGGCCGACAGCATCGACTTCGACCTGATCCTGTTCGACCTCCTGCGTGAGCTGCCGGTGCCCTCCTGGGTGCACCTCGTGCTCATGGTGCTCGCGGTCGTGCTCGTCGCGATCTTCTTCGTGACCGGTGCGGACTCCGCCTCGATCGTCATGGGCGGTCTGTCGGAGAACGGCGCCGAGGATCCCAAGAAGTTCCTCGTGATCTTCTGGGGCGTGGCCACGGGCGCGGTCGCGGCGGTGATGCTGCTCGCGGGCGGCAGCGACCCGAGCGAGGCGCTCAACGGGCTCAAGAACATCACGATCGTGTCGTCCCTGCCCTTCGTGATCGTGATGCTCCTGCTGTGCATCTCGCTGTGGAAGGACCTCTCGCGCGACCCGATGGTGCTGCAGAGCCGCCTGGCCCGGCACGTGCTCGTCGAGTCCGTCGCCGACGCCGTCGAGATCCACGACGGCGAGGTCTTCCGTCTCCACACCGAGACGGGCGAGACGCCCGTGCTCGAGGAGGTCGAGGTGGACGACGAGTCCCGTCTCCAGCCGGCGGGCGAGGGGCATCGCGCCACCCACCGTGCCGACGTCCCCACGGACGGCGCCGCGCCCGGCGCGGACGCCGACGAGAGCCGCTGACGCGACGATCCTCACGCCGCCCCACGGCGGCACCCGAGAACGCGACGGGCCCCCTCCCGACCGGGAGGGGGCCCGTCGTCGTCGGCGGGACCGGGCGGCGGCGTCAGATCCGGGCGGCCAGGCGGGCGACCGCAGCGGCCGACGTCTCCGCCACGAGGTCGAGCTCGAGATGGAACTGCTGGCCGGCGGCGGGCCCGCACAGGTCCGAGATCGCCCGCAGCGCCACGAACGGGACGCCGAGCGCGGCGCACGCCTGGGCGATCGCGGTCGTCTCCATGTCCGCCGACAGGGCGCCGGGGAAGCGCTCGCGCATCGGATCGGCGAGCGGCGCGGTCACGAACGCGTCCCCCGAGAGCATGGGGCCCCGCCGCACGGCGCCGCCCTCGGCGCGCGCGGCGGCCTCGGCGGCGTCGGCGAGAACCGGGTCGGCCGCGAAGGACTCCGGCTGGCCGGGGACCTGCCCGGGCGCGTACCCGAAGGCGGTGGCGTCGGCGAGGAAGTACCGGAACTCCTCGCCGACGACGAGCGTGCCCACCTCGATGTCGGCGGCGAGCCCGCCGGCCGAGCCCGCGCTGACCACGGCGCGCGGACGCTCGGCGAGCACGGCCCAGGTCGCGGCCGCGCTCGCCGAGGCCACCCCGATCCCGCACGTCACGACCCGCACCGGGGTCTCGCCGAGGCGGCCGACGACGGCCGTCACAGGGCGCGAGGCGCCGGGGAAGGGGGAGGGGAGCGGACGGGCGTCGGCCAGACGCGCCTCGATCGGCGCGGCCTCCTCGCGCATCGCGGCGAGGATCAGGAGATCAGCGGGCATGCGCCCCAGGGTATCGGCGCACCCAGCCGGGCCCAGGGAGGACGGACCCGCCCGCGCTAGGCTGGAACGCGACCGCCGGCGACACGACAGGAGCAGCCATGGGCACGATCCGCGACGCGGTGACCGTGGGGGCGCGCGCGGTGTACCGCGCGCCGGTGCCCCCGTCGATCTACACCCACGCCCTGCGCCAGGCGCGGCGCGCGACGCCGCCCGGTGCGGTCCTCAAACGGCACGCCGTGGACCTCGAGATGATCGACCGGACCCGCTGCGTGTGGCTCGACCGCCACCGCGCCGAGCAGGGCGTGATCGTGCACCTGCACGGCGGCGCCTACGTGTCGGGCCCCTTCGCCGGCGACTGGGAGTGGCTGTCGGCGCAGGTCGACGCCGCGGGCTGCGCGGGCCTCATGATCGACTACCGCTTCGCGCCCGACCACACCCACCCCGTCGCGCTCGACGACACCGAGGCGGTCCTGCGCGCGCTCGCGGACGACGGCCCGCTCGCGGCGCACCCGTGGGCCCTCGCCGGCCAGAACGCCGGAGGAGGCCTCGCCCTCACGGTCGCGCGGCGCTTCCAGCCGGCCCCCGCCGTGGTGCTCGCGATGGCGCCCTGGCTCGACCTCGGCCTCGAGAACACGATGATCACCGAGGCCGACCAGCACGACCCCGTGCACGAGCGCCGCATGCTGCAGGCCGCGGCGCGCAGCTACGCGGGCCGCACGCCGCTGGACGACCCCGACCTCTCGCCCATCGACGCCGACCTCTCGACGCTCCCGCCGCTGCACCTGTCCGTCGGCACCCGGGACATCTTCGTGACCGATGCGCGCATCGCGCGCGTCCAGCTCGAGGAGCTCGGCGTCGAGGTCCGCTACCGCGAGATCAACGGGCGTCTGGGGACCCTCGTGCGGCTGCGCCGCGGCGAGGACGTCAGCCGGCTCCTGCACGAGCAGGCGGCGATGATCGCGGAGGCGTTCAGCTCTCGACGATGACGAGGGTCGCGCCGCCCAGGTCGCTGCCCGCCCGGGCGGGCGCGGGCACCAGGCGCAGGATCCCCAGCACGAGGCACGCGTGCCCCGCGAAGTAGCAGAGCATCACCCAGAACTCGGCGTGGGGCACCCACGCGCCCGGCAGGAACCACGTCATGCCCAGCACGGAGCTCGAGGCGAGCAGGAGCGTGCCGCCCACCCATGTCAGGGAGTTCACGCCCGCCGCGAGGAACGACATGGCCGTCAGCGCGACCGCGTACAGCAGCACGACCGGCATGAGGGATCCCGCGTTGTCCGCGCACGCCACGAACAGGGCGATGACGACGCCCGCATAGGGCACCGCGAGCAGGATGCGCAGGCTGTCGCGCGAGCGCGCCCAGACGGGGGCGAGCGCGACGGCGTAGGCGATCATGGTCAGCATGAACAGGCTCGCCGTGGCCAGGCGCCCCTCGATCGGGAGCAGCGGCGGCACGGTGTCGGTGAGCCAGGCGATGGCCAGCCCGATCCCGGTGAGCACGAACGTCGGCGTCCACCCGCGCACGCTCGCGACGAAGGCGGTCAGCAGGCTCGTCGCGGCGAGGGGCTGGGCGATCGCCGCGACCATGTGCTGGTCCGTGAACAGGCCCACCAGGTTGAGCACGGCGAAGGTCGCGAACGCGGCCCACGCCGCGCGCCTGACCTGTCCCCGCGCGCCCATGGGGCAAGGCTACGATCAGCCCCCGACACCCGGACAGGGCCGGACGGCCCGCGCGAGGGCACGGTTCGGTCACGATCCTGACCGGCCGGTCACTTGAGGCCGTCGGCCCCGGACGATCACATCTGCTGGGGTGCCTCCACGCCCAGCAGCGCGAGGCCCTGCACGAGCACCGCCCGGGTGAGCGCGGCGAGCGCGAGCCGGCCGGCGCGCACGTCCTCGTCGGCCTCCTTGAGGATCGGGCACGCCTCGTAGAAGCCCGTGAACGCCTGCGCCGTCGCGAACAGGTACGCGGCCAGACGATGCGGCTCGAGGGTCTCGCCGACCAGGGCCACGGTGGGCCCGAACTCGAGGAGCTGCAGGGCCAGCGCCCGCTCGGCGGGGTCCACCACGCGCGGCGCGGCGACCGCCTCGACGCCCTGCTCGGCGGCGCGCCGCTCGATCGAGCGGATCCGGGCGACCGCGTACTGCAGGTACGGCGCCGTGTTGCCCGTGAGCGCGAGCATCCGGTCGAGGTCGAAGACGTAGTCGCTGTCGTGGGCCGTCGAGAGATCCGCGTACTTGACCGAGCCGATGCCGATCATGCGGGCGATCTCGGCCCGCTCGTCCTCGGGAAGGTCCGCCCGCAGGGAGTCGATCACCTGCCGGGCCTGGGCGACGGCCTCCTCGAGCAGAGCCATCAGGCGCAGCGAGGAGCCCGAGCGGGTGCGCAGGATCTTGCCGTCCTCGCCCAGCACGGAGCCGATCTTGACGTGCACCGCGTCGACGTCCTCGGGCAGCCAGCCCGCCTCGCGGGCGGCGCTGAAGACCATCTGGAAGTGCAGCTCCTGGCTCGTGCCGACGACGTAGGCGATGCGGTCCGCGCCCAGGTCGCCCACCCGGTGGCGGATCGCCGCGAGGTCGGTCGTCGCGTAGCCGTAGCCGCCGTCGGACTTGCGGATGATGAGCGGAAGCGGCTGCTCGTCGCGGCCCGTGAAGCCGGCGGGGAACACGCACAGGGCGCCGTCGGACAGCCGCGCCTGCCCGGTCGCCTCGAGCTCGGCGCACACGCCCGCGAGCGCGTCGTTGTAGGTCGACTCCCCGGCGAGGTCGTCGTCGGTGAGGGTCACGCCGAGCATGTCGTAGATCCGGTGGAAGTACGTCGTGGACATCGCCACGAGGCGCCGCCAGATCGCGAGGGTCTGCTCGTCGCCCCCCTGGAGGGTCGCGACGCGGCGCCGGGCGCGGGCCGCGAAGGCGGGGTCCTCGTCGAACGCGAGCCGCGCCGCCTGGTAGAACGCGTTGGGGTCGGTCGCGAGCAGCTGGGCCTCCGGCGACGTCTCGCCGACGTCGAGCA from Brachybacterium huguangmaarense carries:
- the mtnN gene encoding 5'-methylthioadenosine/S-adenosylhomocysteine nucleosidase, which codes for MPADLLILAAMREEAAPIEARLADARPLPSPFPGASRPVTAVVGRLGETPVRVVTCGIGVASASAAATWAVLAERPRAVVSAGSAGGLAADIEVGTLVVGEEFRYFLADATAFGYAPGQVPGQPESFAADPVLADAAEAAARAEGGAVRRGPMLSGDAFVTAPLADPMRERFPGALSADMETTAIAQACAALGVPFVALRAISDLCGPAAGQQFHLELDLVAETSAAAVARLAARI
- a CDS encoding alpha/beta hydrolase: MGTIRDAVTVGARAVYRAPVPPSIYTHALRQARRATPPGAVLKRHAVDLEMIDRTRCVWLDRHRAEQGVIVHLHGGAYVSGPFAGDWEWLSAQVDAAGCAGLMIDYRFAPDHTHPVALDDTEAVLRALADDGPLAAHPWALAGQNAGGGLALTVARRFQPAPAVVLAMAPWLDLGLENTMITEADQHDPVHERRMLQAAARSYAGRTPLDDPDLSPIDADLSTLPPLHLSVGTRDIFVTDARIARVQLEELGVEVRYREINGRLGTLVRLRRGEDVSRLLHEQAAMIAEAFSSRR
- a CDS encoding lysoplasmalogenase, with product MGARGQVRRAAWAAFATFAVLNLVGLFTDQHMVAAIAQPLAATSLLTAFVASVRGWTPTFVLTGIGLAIAWLTDTVPPLLPIEGRLATASLFMLTMIAYAVALAPVWARSRDSLRILLAVPYAGVVIALFVACADNAGSLMPVVLLYAVALTAMSFLAAGVNSLTWVGGTLLLASSSVLGMTWFLPGAWVPHAEFWVMLCYFAGHACLVLGILRLVPAPARAGSDLGGATLVIVES
- the argS gene encoding arginine--tRNA ligase, encoding MTAPELALTERFQSAFAAAFGPEFADADPIIRPSQFADFQCNAAMGLAKRLGRPPREIAADIVAHVALDDVAEPLEVAGPGFLNIRLRTEWVAAQTAQMAAAEDLALPAVAPQRVVIDYSAPNVAKEMHVGHLRTTVVGDALARTLEHLGHTVIRQNHIGDWGTPFGMLIEHLLDVGETSPEAQLLATDPNAFYQAARLAFDEDPAFAARARRRVATLQGGDEQTLAIWRRLVAMSTTYFHRIYDMLGVTLTDDDLAGESTYNDALAGVCAELEATGQARLSDGALCVFPAGFTGRDEQPLPLIIRKSDGGYGYATTDLAAIRHRVGDLGADRIAYVVGTSQELHFQMVFSAAREAGWLPEDVDAVHVKIGSVLGEDGKILRTRSGSSLRLMALLEEAVAQARQVIDSLRADLPEDERAEIARMIGIGSVKYADLSTAHDSDYVFDLDRMLALTGNTAPYLQYAVARIRSIERRAAEQGVEAVAAPRVVDPAERALALQLLEFGPTVALVGETLEPHRLAAYLFATAQAFTGFYEACPILKEADEDVRAGRLALAALTRAVLVQGLALLGVEAPQQM